The stretch of DNA AAACTGCTCTACTTTTTTAATATTTGGAATACACACTATTACAAAAAGAAACACAATATGTGGTCACTAAGAAGAAATATTGAAAACAGTAGTTCGATAAAATCAGCGGCTCTCATGTACAACCCAATGTATCATGCGGATGAGCTTTAGGTAATTCCCAATACATAACTGAAAAAGCTAAGACAAACCAATGCTCACCATATACCCAGTTCAACAACATGTTGCACAACCTCTTCCCCTGAACCTGCTAGCGAACCATGGCCACCAATACCCAGTTCAGCAACATGTTGCTCCAGAAGCGCTGCCGATTGGCCTACTGTCTCTTTCCCCAACTTAAAAATGCAGTCATTTCTCAGGTGCCAACAGCGCCAGAGAAGAAGTAGAATTTTAAGTTCAAGAAAAAAAGAAGTAGAATTTTTGCCCAGGTTTCAGTGCTGCAAGTAGATAACAGATTCTGCAGCCAATCCTCTCCCGACTCCTGGAATATATTTTCACCTGGGAGCTCCCATAGTCTTCTCATTTCATTCCTTAAGGCTTTGCTTTTTGTGCATGCCACCACCGAATGAAATTCATTTTCCTCCACACAACTGCAAATACTACAAACACTTTGGTCTCCAGTGAGCGCTTCCACCTATTCTTCTTGGTAGCCAATGTGCCTGTAGCGACCCTCCTACCGAATACTAACTCTTCCAGGAACTTTGGACTTCCAAATAATGTCCCAAATACTTCGGTCATACAGCTCGTTAGACGAACAAGAAGCACGTGTTCCACTTTGAGATTTGAGAGAGTATGCTAATTTGTAGGCGCTCTTAACAGTAAACAGTGTGCTGCTGTTGAACCTTCAGCATTCCTTATATAAATGAGCTTGAACCCCTGGAAACTTGTGAGAAATGAATGCATCTCTCGAAATCCATCGATTGGTCAAGAACAATTCCTGGGATCCTCCCACATCATGCATAAAAGTTGGCCTTCAGTCTCTATAATAATATTATAGGAATCCTTCAATCACCATCAACATGGTTATCCCTGTAGGTCAACTATCAATTTAAGATTCTGAACATACTAGCTTAGGCAAAATGTGCACGAGCTACTGAAGAAACTGAAGATTGTTGGCAAACAACATAAGGCAGTAAAGGTTGTTTTTGAACTTCTCGGTTTTTTTATTCTGAACTTGCGATTTATTTACTTTTTGTAGGGTCCAGTGCGACTGCGGGTGCTGGGAGGCCGGGCTTCGCTCCCTCAGGTAGCTGCGTCCACCACTGCTTAGGACATCAAGCCGGGGAAGGAGGGACAGACCTGACAACAAGCACTAGTAAGTTTTTGAATATAGTGGACATCCTACTTATAAGCTCAGGAGAAAAAAGCACATCAAACTATGTACGTCACAGTGCAAAGCAAAGGAAAATCAAAGTGAATGCTTAGTTACAAAAGTTTCCTTACAAGCATTAACGCCAAAGTGAGGAAATAGCTACAGACTCACGTAGCAAAGGGCAAAACACACGGGAACATAAGCAATTTACATTGACCTTTTGTATGTTCACTATATGCAAAAAGAACAGAAAAATTAAAGTAAGTTCTCATAAGCATAAAACAAACAGGTTGAGGGCACACTATCAATTGGGGAAATTTCTGAATCTTCTGTACACAATCTTAAACAAAGAATGAATTACTGATTTTTATAGTACAAACTTCTTAATCTTATTCTGGCACACCAGCACCTGTACATACTTGAGATTTAGGAGAGAACGAACGAGTTGAACAAAGAGTTAATTTTCACATACAAATTTCCAAATCTTCTGTATATACTTGAACAAACAAGCCAGCAAAAAGACAGAGAGCATAACACCAGCATTTATATGTGAGATTTAGGAAAATGAACTAGAAAACGAACTAGCAAAAAGACAGAGAGCACAACACCTGCGGGATATGGCACATGGATAGGGAGCCGCGCATGGCGTGAGAGATGCCGGGGAAGGTCGATGACATGCGCCGAAGAAGGTCCACGATAGATGCCTGTGCAGGTCACGCACAAGGGGTGGCCACCCCATGGCCAGCTTGCATCTACGCGTGACGTCGAGGTAGCAGCCTGAGCTAACACCAAGGGTGGGACGACTGGGCGGTAGAGGGAAGGGAGCTGACTTTAGCGAGCTGGCTACAGGAGTTGAACGGCGTGGAGGGGCTATATTGAACTGCTGCATCCCACGTACCCGTCGGCAGAGGTCCCCGTGCAGAGGTCGATGAGAAGGCGAAGCCCTTCATCGCCGGAACTGTTGCCGGCAGCGACGCGCCGAAGCGGGGGCTGCAACTCATGGCAGGGCGGAGGGCGGCTCCGGCAGTGGCGGATCCCGCGGGGTGGATGGGGGCATTTGTTGCGGATCTCACGGGGTGGGATGGAGGCAGCCGCTGCACCGGTCGGGGACGAAGAGCTGCCGCCGTCGTGGAAGCAAGGGGAAGGGAGGCTGCTGCTGCAGTTGAAGCAGGGGGAGGACACGGCGGAGGCGCGGTTGGTGGTCAGGGCCACGATGGCGGTGGTGAGCGCAGGTGACGGTGGTGGCGACAACATCTCTGGTTGGGGGCAGGGCGGTGGCCGCATCTCCGGTTGAGGGCAAGGTAGTGGCAGCGGCGCCGGTTGGGGGTGGAGCGGCGAGCACGTCGCCGGTTGGGTCGAGAGGAGCGGCAGGTGGGGGATTAGGATCGGGGAAGGTCGACCTGGGTTGGGCCTTTTTCTTACTAGTTCGGAAACATTCCCATCAGGACCTATATAATATACCAACTTTTCTGGTCAGCTGCTTAGCACGGATCTCCTCGCGTGCGTCAAACAGCAGCGATAGTTCTGACCACGGTacgttttgatatatatatatggtaatAACTATCGGAACCGTAC from Triticum dicoccoides isolate Atlit2015 ecotype Zavitan chromosome 6A, WEW_v2.0, whole genome shotgun sequence encodes:
- the LOC119317031 gene encoding uncharacterized protein LOC119317031, which encodes MRPPPCPQPEMLSPPPSPALTTAIVALTTNRASAVSSPCFNCSSSLPSPCFHDGGSSSSPTGAAAASIPPREIRNKCPHPPRGIRHCRSRPPPCHELQPPLRRVAAGNSSGDEGLRLLIDLCTGTSADGRPTLGVSSGCYLDVTRRCKLAMGWPPLVRDLHRHLSWTFFGACHRPSPASLTPCAAPYPCAISRRSVPPSPA